From a single Candidatus Schekmanbacteria bacterium genomic region:
- a CDS encoding DUF507 family protein, whose product MRYSQARINKVSKKITDTLFEKKLISNGPEEAEDIRYNISKVLSDEFRIEEIVDEEVRRIIRSYSRPIDEGSREWDILYKKHYEEQMGKRRRF is encoded by the coding sequence ATGCGATACAGCCAGGCACGTATTAATAAAGTTTCAAAGAAAATTACAGACACGCTGTTTGAGAAGAAACTAATATCAAACGGCCCGGAAGAGGCTGAAGATATTCGTTACAACATATCAAAAGTGCTGAGCGATGAGTTCAGGATAGAGGAAATTGTGGATGAAGAGGTAAGGCGGATCATAAGAAGTTATTCGCGTCCCATAGACGAGGGAAGCCGCGAATGGGATATCCTCTACAAAAAGCATTACGAAGAGCAGATGGGGAAGAGAAGAAGGTTTTAA
- a CDS encoding SpoVR family protein translates to MRFPTELKKIKYELEKHAEKMGLDFFPVVFEVVEFDEMNAIASRGGFPTRYPHWRFGMEYERLSKSYAYGLHKIYEMVINNDPCYAYLLEGNNIVDQKIVIAHVYAHCDFFKNNFWFQKTNRKMMDEMANHASRIWKFIEKYGYEKVEKFIDICLSIENLIDVHSVHFSGRTQVSESDADARIKVDRLRSKDYMESFINPPEFIAGMRKKKEDELAKKKEMRFTPQKDILQFLIENARLQKWEQDILSVIREESYYFAPQGQTKIMNEGWASYWHSKIMTSKALNDAEIIDYADHHSGTLGVRPGSINPYKLGLELFRAIEERWNKGKFGTEYMECEDYEEKRKWDKKTGLGMEKIFEVRKTHNDITFIDDFLTPEFCLEHKLFVYSYNNEKNVYEISDREFRNIKSQLLLSLTNFGKPVILVDSSNYKNRGELLLTHNFSGAELNALYAKSTLENIYKIWQKPVNIHTRINDIKVIMTFDGEKHETSTVQ, encoded by the coding sequence ATGAGATTCCCTACTGAGCTCAAAAAGATCAAATATGAGCTTGAGAAACATGCAGAAAAAATGGGACTTGATTTTTTCCCGGTGGTATTTGAAGTCGTTGAATTTGACGAAATGAATGCGATTGCAAGCCGAGGTGGTTTTCCGACCCGTTATCCTCACTGGAGGTTCGGAATGGAATACGAAAGGCTTTCCAAAAGCTACGCCTACGGACTTCATAAAATCTATGAGATGGTAATCAACAATGACCCTTGCTATGCTTATCTTCTTGAAGGAAACAACATTGTTGACCAGAAGATAGTGATAGCACATGTTTACGCACACTGTGACTTTTTTAAAAACAATTTCTGGTTCCAGAAAACAAACCGCAAAATGATGGATGAAATGGCAAACCACGCCTCACGTATCTGGAAATTCATTGAAAAATACGGCTATGAAAAGGTGGAGAAGTTTATAGATATATGCCTTTCGATAGAGAATCTCATAGATGTTCATTCTGTACATTTCAGCGGCAGAACTCAGGTATCTGAATCTGATGCTGATGCAAGGATAAAAGTTGACCGGCTTCGCAGCAAAGACTACATGGAAAGTTTTATAAACCCGCCTGAGTTTATTGCAGGAATGAGGAAGAAAAAGGAAGATGAACTTGCAAAGAAAAAAGAAATGCGCTTCACACCGCAGAAGGATATTCTTCAGTTCCTTATTGAAAACGCCAGACTTCAGAAATGGGAGCAGGACATTCTTTCGGTCATAAGGGAAGAAAGCTATTACTTTGCTCCCCAGGGACAGACCAAGATAATGAATGAAGGATGGGCAAGCTACTGGCATTCAAAGATAATGACCAGCAAGGCTTTAAATGACGCAGAGATAATAGACTATGCAGACCATCACTCGGGGACTCTGGGGGTAAGACCCGGTTCAATAAATCCATATAAACTGGGGCTTGAACTATTCAGGGCTATTGAGGAGAGATGGAATAAGGGAAAGTTTGGAACGGAATATATGGAATGCGAAGATTATGAGGAGAAGAGGAAATGGGACAAGAAAACCGGGCTCGGGATGGAAAAGATATTTGAAGTGCGGAAAACCCATAATGATATAACCTTTATAGATGACTTCCTCACCCCGGAATTCTGCCTGGAACACAAGCTTTTCGTTTACAGTTACAACAATGAAAAAAATGTATACGAAATCTCCGACAGGGAGTTCCGCAATATTAAGAGTCAGCTTCTTTTGTCTCTTACAAACTTCGGAAAACCTGTAATACTCGTTGATAGCAGCAACTACAAGAACCGCGGAGAACTTCTTCTTACCCACAATTTCAGCGGGGCTGAACTAAATGCACTATATGCAAAGTCAACACTGGAAAATATTTATAAGATCTGGCAGAAGCCCGTGAATATTCATACGCGGATAAACGATATCAAAGTCATCATGACCTTTGATGGTGAAAAACACGAGACATCAACAGTGCAATAG
- a CDS encoding DUF444 family protein, translating to MVLSIEQDLSRFKKIVKNKIRKDLNRYISHSELIGKKGKQLVRIPVNEIDIPDFRYDRNKQKGVGQGEGDIGEPIGVGEPEEGGNGKAGDRPGEHILEVEITLEELASILSEELELPRIVPKSEKGLTAERAKYTGINKTGPESLKHFKRTYKQALRRHILTGSYDPDNPLIVPIPEDKRYRTFKLKLNPFSQAVIFLMMDISGSIGENEKEIVRLETFWIDTWLRANYKGIKTRYIVHEAIAKEVSRETFFSLSTSGGTLISTAYELCYDIIMREHYPADWNIYVFHFSDGDNWSREDTSKCIRILSDNLLPISNLVGYGQVESSQSGGRFIDELKEEIISRDNLLLSRINSKEAVLDSLKEFFGKGK from the coding sequence ATGGTTTTAAGTATAGAGCAGGATTTAAGCAGATTTAAAAAAATCGTAAAGAACAAAATACGAAAAGACCTCAACCGGTATATAAGCCACAGCGAGCTTATCGGGAAGAAAGGGAAACAGCTCGTAAGAATTCCGGTAAATGAGATAGATATACCTGACTTCAGGTATGACAGGAACAAACAGAAAGGTGTTGGTCAGGGAGAAGGAGATATCGGAGAACCTATCGGAGTGGGAGAACCTGAGGAGGGCGGAAATGGCAAGGCAGGAGACCGTCCGGGGGAGCATATCCTTGAGGTTGAAATAACACTTGAAGAGCTTGCCTCAATCCTCTCTGAAGAGCTTGAACTTCCGCGGATCGTCCCAAAATCAGAAAAAGGCCTTACCGCTGAAAGAGCAAAGTACACCGGAATAAACAAAACTGGTCCTGAATCTTTAAAGCACTTCAAAAGGACTTACAAACAGGCGCTAAGACGCCACATCCTTACAGGCAGCTATGATCCTGACAATCCATTAATTGTGCCAATCCCGGAAGACAAGAGATACCGTACATTCAAGCTTAAGCTCAACCCTTTCAGTCAGGCAGTGATATTTCTCATGATGGATATATCAGGCTCCATTGGAGAAAACGAAAAAGAGATAGTAAGGCTTGAAACCTTCTGGATAGACACATGGCTAAGAGCGAACTACAAGGGAATAAAGACACGCTACATAGTCCATGAAGCGATAGCAAAAGAAGTAAGCAGGGAAACATTTTTCAGCCTAAGTACAAGCGGCGGCACTCTCATTTCGACCGCTTATGAGCTTTGCTACGATATTATAATGCGTGAACACTATCCCGCTGACTGGAACATATATGTCTTTCATTTCTCTGACGGCGACAACTGGTCAAGAGAGGACACATCAAAGTGTATAAGGATTCTTTCTGATAATCTGCTTCCTATATCAAACCTCGTAGGATACGGGCAGGTAGAATCCAGCCAGAGCGGAGGAAGGTTCATTGATGAACTCAAGGAGGAAATCATTAGCCGTGACAATCTTCTCCTCTCCCGCATAAACAGCAAAGAAGCAGTGCTTGACTCGCTTAAGGAATTCTTTGGGAAGGGAAAATAA
- the recO gene encoding DNA repair protein RecO has protein sequence MGLITTDGVVLKALNSGESDKILCLITPRMGKLSVMAKGSRKIRNRFSGALEEGNRVRATIYRKKDESLGFLSQCDILDTWKEIREDLDHTAGLFYILSLVNELVPEGEPGRECYDLLVDVLKVSIKSKDIFKIITFFEMNLLRLMGIGPVVTKCVICGLKTEENRVAFSNIKGGIMCPKCSDVNLKTGSISLGALKTLNLIGKQGLRMENNIRISKDCRNDISNFIYPYMVYHTGKEIKARKVLKQMDLI, from the coding sequence ATGGGCCTGATTACGACAGATGGAGTTGTTTTAAAGGCGCTCAATTCCGGTGAAAGCGATAAGATATTGTGTTTAATAACGCCGAGAATGGGAAAACTATCTGTTATGGCAAAAGGATCGAGGAAAATAAGAAACCGCTTTTCAGGGGCTCTTGAAGAAGGAAACAGGGTAAGGGCAACAATATACAGAAAAAAAGATGAATCACTTGGTTTCCTTAGCCAGTGCGACATCCTTGATACATGGAAAGAAATCAGGGAGGATTTAGATCACACGGCGGGGTTGTTTTATATTCTTTCTCTTGTAAATGAGCTTGTCCCTGAGGGCGAACCCGGAAGAGAGTGTTACGACCTTCTGGTTGATGTTTTGAAAGTGAGTATTAAAAGCAAAGATATATTTAAGATAATCACTTTTTTTGAGATGAATTTGCTGAGGCTCATGGGAATAGGGCCTGTTGTTACAAAATGTGTAATTTGCGGTTTGAAGACTGAGGAGAACAGGGTCGCTTTTTCGAACATAAAGGGAGGAATAATGTGCCCCAAATGTTCGGATGTAAATTTAAAGACAGGTTCAATATCGCTTGGAGCCTTGAAGACTCTCAATCTTATTGGTAAGCAGGGTTTAAGGATGGAGAATAATATAAGGATTTCCAAAGATTGCAGAAATGATATATCGAATTTTATTTATCCTTATATGGTCTATCATACGGGGAAGGAAATTAAAGCAAGAAAAGTATTAAAGCAGATGGATCTAATATAA
- a CDS encoding valine--tRNA ligase produces the protein MAEKEIMEKAYSPESIEEKWYKFWLEKNYFHAEDSSGKPPYAIVIPPPNVTGSLHMGHALNNTMQDVLIRYKRMDGFNVLWMPGTDHAGIATQHVVEKQLKAEGTSRHTMGREKFVENVWEWKKKYGGFIINQLKRLGSSCDWERERFTMDEGLSKAVREVFVRLYNENLIYRGNYIINWCPVCRTAISDLEVEFAEKDGKLYYITYPYAKGSKDGLIVATTRPETMLGDTAVAVNPDDERYTALKGKSVILPLVERELPVIMDSYVDPAFGTGALKITPAHDPNDFAIGLRYKLEMINILETDGTLNSNAGVYKGIDRFDAREKVVDDLRAQGLLVKIEDYKHSVGHCYRCRSIVEPYLSKQWFVKTKPLAEEALKVVRDGRVKIIPSMWENSYFDWMENIRDWCISRQIWWGHRIPVWYCLDCDGVTVATETPSKCSKCGSSKIEQETDVLDTWFSSALWPFSTLGWPENTEALKTFYPTSCLITGFDILFFWVARMIMMGLKFMGDVPFHEVYIHALVRDEEGKKMSKSKGNVIDPLLMIDKFGTDSFRFTLVALAAQGRDIKISEARIEGYRHFVNKLWNAARFVLMSVDGDSAGFDMEKARKNLELKEIDHWIYSNLDQLVSDVRSGLDSYRFNDAAGAIYQFLWHQYCDWFIELAKTDLYYENDDENVSVARKESIKFVLVDVLEKTLRMLHPFMPFVTEEIWHKLPLNREGHGESITVAPFPVCDDVSCNESQAGKIEQLKTIINSIRNLRGEMNIQPASRIDVIINFSNGEDPEQIKKLERYIASICRTKSIQIGTNVEKPPQSAVAVSHFFEAYVPLRGLIDIDEEKKRLSKQIMKLRKDMEQTTRKLSNNDFLANAPEEVINKEKRKLEEAETEIKSISHHLAILGD, from the coding sequence ATGGCAGAAAAAGAGATTATGGAAAAGGCTTATTCTCCGGAGAGCATAGAAGAAAAATGGTATAAGTTCTGGCTGGAAAAGAATTACTTTCATGCGGAAGATTCTTCCGGGAAACCGCCATACGCAATCGTGATTCCCCCTCCAAATGTCACAGGTAGTCTCCACATGGGACATGCTTTAAACAACACAATGCAGGATGTGCTCATCCGCTATAAAAGGATGGATGGCTTCAATGTGCTCTGGATGCCGGGCACAGACCATGCAGGTATCGCAACACAGCATGTAGTGGAAAAGCAGTTGAAGGCAGAGGGGACGAGCCGTCACACGATGGGGAGGGAGAAGTTCGTTGAAAATGTCTGGGAATGGAAAAAGAAGTACGGCGGATTTATCATAAACCAGCTTAAGCGTCTTGGCTCTTCATGCGACTGGGAGCGTGAGCGCTTCACCATGGACGAAGGGCTTTCAAAAGCTGTGCGAGAGGTTTTTGTGCGGCTTTATAACGAGAATCTTATCTATAGGGGTAACTATATAATCAACTGGTGCCCTGTTTGCAGGACTGCCATTTCAGACCTTGAAGTGGAATTCGCGGAGAAAGACGGGAAGCTCTATTACATAACATATCCATACGCAAAAGGTTCAAAGGATGGCTTGATTGTGGCCACAACAAGACCTGAGACAATGCTCGGCGACACGGCGGTGGCTGTAAACCCTGATGATGAAAGATATACTGCACTTAAAGGAAAAAGCGTGATTCTTCCTTTGGTCGAGCGGGAACTGCCGGTTATCATGGATTCCTATGTTGACCCTGCCTTTGGTACGGGAGCGCTTAAGATAACGCCAGCACATGACCCAAATGACTTTGCCATAGGGCTGCGCTACAAGCTTGAGATGATAAACATCCTTGAAACAGATGGCACGTTGAATTCAAATGCCGGCGTCTATAAAGGAATCGACCGCTTTGATGCACGTGAAAAAGTTGTTGATGATTTACGAGCACAGGGGCTTCTTGTAAAAATTGAAGATTACAAACACTCTGTTGGGCATTGTTACAGATGCCGCTCTATAGTAGAACCCTACCTTTCGAAGCAGTGGTTTGTAAAGACTAAGCCATTAGCAGAAGAAGCCTTGAAAGTCGTAAGAGACGGAAGGGTAAAGATAATTCCTTCCATGTGGGAAAACTCCTATTTTGACTGGATGGAGAACATCAGGGACTGGTGTATTTCAAGGCAGATATGGTGGGGGCATAGGATACCGGTATGGTATTGCCTTGACTGTGATGGTGTGACAGTAGCGACCGAGACACCGTCAAAATGCTCAAAGTGCGGCTCATCAAAAATCGAGCAGGAAACCGATGTCCTTGATACATGGTTTAGCTCTGCCCTCTGGCCATTCTCAACGCTTGGCTGGCCTGAAAATACAGAGGCGCTTAAAACATTTTATCCTACATCATGTCTTATCACGGGCTTTGACATACTCTTCTTCTGGGTTGCCCGCATGATAATGATGGGGCTTAAATTCATGGGAGATGTGCCATTCCACGAGGTTTATATTCACGCTCTTGTACGTGATGAAGAAGGAAAGAAGATGAGCAAGTCCAAGGGGAATGTCATTGACCCTCTTCTTATGATAGATAAGTTCGGGACAGACTCTTTCAGGTTCACCCTGGTAGCCCTCGCTGCGCAGGGGCGCGACATCAAGATATCCGAGGCTCGCATAGAAGGCTACAGGCATTTTGTCAACAAACTCTGGAATGCGGCGCGCTTCGTGCTTATGAGTGTAGACGGAGACAGCGCCGGCTTTGATATGGAGAAGGCACGCAAAAATCTAGAATTGAAGGAAATAGACCACTGGATATATTCAAATCTTGACCAGCTTGTAAGCGATGTAAGGAGCGGACTTGACAGCTATAGGTTTAACGATGCGGCAGGAGCCATTTATCAGTTCCTCTGGCACCAGTATTGCGACTGGTTTATCGAGCTTGCAAAAACCGATCTATATTATGAAAATGATGATGAAAATGTAAGTGTAGCAAGGAAAGAAAGCATAAAGTTTGTGCTTGTCGATGTGCTTGAAAAAACTTTAAGGATGCTCCATCCATTCATGCCTTTTGTGACTGAGGAAATATGGCACAAACTCCCGTTGAACAGAGAAGGCCATGGAGAAAGCATAACGGTTGCCCCATTTCCTGTATGTGATGATGTCTCCTGTAATGAGTCACAGGCAGGGAAAATAGAACAGCTAAAAACAATTATTAATTCAATAAGGAACCTAAGAGGCGAGATGAACATCCAGCCGGCGAGCAGGATTGATGTCATAATTAATTTCAGTAATGGTGAAGATCCTGAGCAAATAAAAAAGCTTGAAAGATACATAGCGAGTATTTGCCGGACAAAATCAATCCAGATTGGAACCAATGTCGAAAAGCCTCCGCAATCTGCTGTTGCTGTGAGCCATTTCTTCGAAGCTTATGTGCCGTTGCGCGGTCTTATTGACATTGATGAAGAAAAGAAAAGACTTTCCAAGCAGATTATGAAACTCAGAAAAGATATGGAGCAGACTACACGAAAGCTTTCAAACAATGATTTTCTTGCTAATGCCCCGGAAGAGGTTATAAATAAGGAAAAACGGAAACTTGAAGAGGCGGAGACTGAGATCAAAAGCATAAGCCATCATCTGGCTATTCTTGGAGATTAG
- a CDS encoding IS256 family transposase, producing the protein MQQRAVKFTVQEAMREVKSFDVEGDYRAAARQAIKEVLESRMANRVDEYLSELDRLDISDRRNGSYDRHLLTACGDVSISVKRTRQFSGLGVIKAFERRDSSIDQLIMNCFTLGLATRKVGVALLPVLGEKISRSTVSEVSKQLDAFVDAYHKRSLNNKYRFLMFDGVVLKNRTGAGSVKKVVLVALGVTHDNKKEVIDFKLACGESQSSWESFLNDLYRRGITGEGVDLIVVDGGTGLLAALDMVYSGIPVQRCWAHKTHNVINCVKEKDQKAVKYDLHKISHASGEREAQSMFKEFALKWGKIYPKAVLCLRKDIDTLLSFFKIKDLNLWNTIRTTNAIERRFVEVRRRTRPMGVFSNRTSMERILFAVFRYENIKEGTATPLLMTQN; encoded by the coding sequence ATGCAGCAAAGAGCAGTTAAGTTTACGGTACAGGAAGCAATGAGAGAGGTCAAGAGTTTTGATGTTGAAGGGGATTATCGAGCAGCAGCGAGACAAGCGATAAAAGAGGTTTTAGAGAGCCGGATGGCAAATCGGGTAGATGAGTATTTATCAGAGCTTGATAGATTAGACATATCTGATCGTCGGAACGGCAGTTATGACAGGCATTTATTAACAGCTTGCGGCGATGTTTCCATATCAGTTAAACGGACTCGGCAGTTTAGCGGATTGGGTGTGATAAAGGCATTTGAGCGGAGAGATTCTTCAATAGATCAGTTGATTATGAATTGTTTTACACTTGGGTTGGCGACCCGTAAGGTTGGAGTGGCTTTGCTTCCGGTGCTGGGAGAGAAGATATCTCGATCGACTGTCAGCGAAGTATCCAAGCAGCTTGACGCTTTTGTTGATGCTTATCATAAGAGGTCATTGAATAATAAGTATCGTTTTTTGATGTTTGATGGAGTTGTTTTAAAGAATCGAACCGGTGCCGGATCAGTAAAGAAGGTCGTATTGGTGGCCTTGGGAGTTACTCATGATAATAAGAAGGAGGTAATTGATTTTAAGCTTGCCTGCGGAGAATCGCAATCTTCCTGGGAGTCATTTTTAAATGATTTATACCGTCGTGGAATAACAGGAGAAGGAGTAGATCTGATAGTGGTAGATGGAGGCACGGGTTTACTTGCTGCACTTGATATGGTTTATTCCGGAATCCCTGTCCAGAGGTGCTGGGCGCATAAGACCCACAATGTTATTAACTGTGTTAAAGAAAAAGATCAGAAAGCTGTAAAATATGATTTGCACAAGATAAGTCATGCATCCGGAGAAAGGGAAGCCCAGTCGATGTTTAAAGAATTTGCTTTAAAGTGGGGAAAGATATATCCAAAAGCTGTTCTCTGTCTGAGAAAAGATATAGACACATTGTTGAGCTTTTTTAAGATCAAAGACTTAAACCTGTGGAACACAATCAGAACAACCAATGCTATAGAAAGACGCTTCGTAGAGGTAAGACGAAGAACCAGACCTATGGGCGTATTTTCCAACAGAACAAGTATGGAAAGAATACTATTTGCAGTGTTTAGATATGAAAACATTAAAGAAGGTACTGCAACCCCTCTACTAATGACACAAAACTAA
- a CDS encoding DUF507 family protein: MDKTQKNMAEFLARVVVTELVKKKKINLATDDQAVIKIVADIIYEDFHVEEELNEKVRQLLKEHNKELQSSNADYNKLFNMIKKKLIEEEELDI; the protein is encoded by the coding sequence ATGGACAAAACCCAGAAAAATATGGCAGAATTCCTTGCCAGAGTGGTTGTTACGGAGCTCGTTAAAAAGAAGAAGATAAATCTCGCAACAGATGACCAGGCAGTTATAAAAATTGTTGCTGATATTATTTATGAGGATTTTCATGTTGAGGAAGAATTAAATGAGAAGGTGAGACAGCTATTAAAGGAACATAACAAGGAACTCCAAAGTTCCAATGCTGATTATAACAAGCTTTTTAACATGATAAAGAAGAAGCTCATAGAGGAAGAGGAATTGGACATATAA
- a CDS encoding serine protein kinase encodes MNKSEDYLLAIRNTDDIERFKELNWEGAFDEYLELVKANPKITRNAFERIYDMILSHGFTEYREHKEPIVRYHFFDDPFSGGRDAVYGIDRSLMKLVNFLKSAAMKYGTEKRVLLLHGPVGGSKSTIVRLLKKGFEDYSKRWEGALYTFSWKGLKSEQLKRSSDYMDCPMHEEPLRLIPVNLRGKFLEEFNKGKESSQQIHIEGDLCPACRFQFRELLKKWEGDWVKVLEHIIVKRLVLSEKDRIGIGTFQPKDEKNQDSTELTGDINYRKIAEYGSDSDPRAFNFDGEFNIANRGLIEFIEVLKLDVAFLYDLLGASQEHQIKPKKFAQTDIDEVIIGHTNEPEYRKLQNNEYMEALRDRTVKIDVPYIVKLDDEKKIYEKDYNKEKIRGKHIAPHTVEVASMWAVLTRLEEPKKASLTLIQKLKLYNGKSLPGFTEDNIKELMKESLREGMEGISPRYIQDKISNSLVSDMGEGCVNPFMIMNELEEGLTHHSLITSEDQKKRYRELLSVVKEEYENIIKNEVQRAISADEAAISRLCANYIDNVKAYTQKEKVKNKYTGQDEEPNERLMRSIEEKIDIPDSRKDDFRREIMNYIGALAIEGKAFDYKKNERLHRALELKLFEDQKDFIKLSSLVSQVVDKETQKKIDVVKERLISKYGYCDTCATDTLNYVSSIFARGDIK; translated from the coding sequence ATGAACAAATCTGAAGATTACCTTTTAGCAATCAGAAATACCGATGACATTGAACGCTTCAAAGAGCTGAACTGGGAAGGAGCGTTTGATGAATATCTTGAGTTAGTAAAAGCAAACCCAAAAATTACCAGAAATGCCTTTGAACGAATATATGACATGATACTTTCCCACGGCTTCACCGAGTACAGGGAGCATAAAGAGCCAATCGTAAGGTATCACTTCTTTGACGATCCATTCTCTGGAGGAAGAGACGCTGTTTACGGGATAGACAGGTCATTAATGAAGCTTGTTAATTTTTTGAAGTCTGCCGCCATGAAGTACGGCACTGAGAAGAGAGTGCTTCTCCTGCATGGCCCGGTAGGCGGCTCAAAAAGCACTATCGTAAGGCTTCTTAAAAAAGGATTTGAAGACTATTCCAAGCGATGGGAGGGAGCACTTTATACCTTCAGCTGGAAGGGGCTAAAGTCAGAACAGCTAAAAAGATCGTCAGATTATATGGACTGCCCCATGCATGAAGAGCCTCTTCGCCTCATCCCTGTAAATCTCAGGGGAAAGTTCCTTGAGGAATTCAACAAGGGAAAAGAGAGTTCCCAACAGATACATATAGAGGGTGATTTATGCCCTGCATGCAGGTTCCAGTTCAGGGAACTTTTAAAAAAATGGGAAGGAGACTGGGTTAAAGTTCTCGAACATATTATTGTAAAAAGACTGGTACTCTCTGAAAAAGACCGTATAGGAATAGGAACATTCCAGCCTAAAGATGAGAAGAATCAGGATTCAACAGAGCTTACGGGAGACATCAATTACAGGAAAATAGCTGAATACGGCTCTGACTCAGACCCGCGTGCATTCAATTTTGACGGGGAATTCAATATTGCAAACCGCGGGCTCATTGAATTCATAGAAGTGCTTAAGCTCGATGTGGCTTTTCTATACGACCTTCTCGGTGCAAGCCAGGAACACCAGATAAAACCCAAGAAATTTGCCCAGACCGACATAGATGAAGTCATAATAGGGCATACCAACGAGCCTGAATACCGCAAACTCCAGAACAATGAATACATGGAGGCATTGCGGGACAGGACGGTAAAAATAGACGTGCCATATATAGTCAAGCTCGACGATGAAAAGAAAATCTACGAGAAAGACTATAACAAAGAAAAAATAAGGGGAAAGCACATCGCTCCTCATACGGTAGAAGTGGCATCCATGTGGGCTGTGCTTACAAGGCTTGAGGAACCGAAGAAGGCAAGCCTCACACTCATCCAGAAACTGAAACTTTACAACGGCAAATCACTTCCCGGTTTCACCGAAGACAACATAAAAGAACTGATGAAGGAATCCTTAAGGGAGGGGATGGAAGGGATTTCACCAAGGTATATTCAGGATAAGATTTCCAACTCTCTTGTATCTGATATGGGGGAAGGATGCGTTAACCCGTTTATGATAATGAATGAACTTGAAGAAGGATTGACACATCATTCGCTGATAACAAGCGAAGACCAGAAAAAAAGATACAGAGAGCTTCTTTCAGTAGTTAAAGAAGAATATGAGAACATAATCAAGAATGAAGTCCAGCGCGCAATCTCTGCCGACGAGGCGGCTATTTCAAGGCTTTGCGCCAATTACATTGATAATGTGAAAGCATACACGCAAAAGGAGAAGGTGAAAAACAAATATACGGGACAGGATGAAGAACCCAATGAAAGGCTCATGCGCTCTATTGAAGAGAAGATCGATATACCGGACAGCAGGAAGGATGATTTCAGGCGTGAAATCATGAACTACATAGGAGCCCTTGCAATAGAAGGAAAGGCTTTTGATTACAAAAAGAACGAGAGGCTTCACAGAGCATTGGAACTTAAGCTTTTTGAGGACCAGAAAGATTTTATAAAGCTTTCATCTCTTGTATCGCAGGTTGTGGACAAGGAAACGCAGAAGAAGATAGACGTCGTGAAAGAGAGGCTGATATCAAAGTATGGTTATTGCGATACATGCGCCACAGATACGTTGAATTATGTATCAAGCATCTTTGCAAGAGGTGATATCAAGTAA
- a CDS encoding UDP-2,3-diacylglucosamine diphosphatase, protein MAKEYYFLSDAHLRNINDKNQKCLIKFLDSIKGKATGLYVLGDLFDFWYGYKSVVYTQFVPVLAKLMELHDSGTALSLIEGNHEFRFDLFFKDIVGADVKDIYMDREIEGVKFHLIHGDNINSKDSGHKILNFFLKNRLSYWAVNMTHPGFWWRAATYMSALSRDNIRDNTARLKKACREFANEKFMSGTDVVVIGHTHEQGLEKINLNGREVHLIFLGDWITSFSYLKFDGKNFELLKFEP, encoded by the coding sequence TTGGCAAAAGAGTATTATTTTCTTTCAGATGCGCATCTTAGAAATATAAATGACAAGAACCAGAAGTGTCTTATCAAATTCCTGGACAGCATAAAAGGAAAGGCAACTGGGCTTTACGTACTGGGAGATCTCTTTGACTTCTGGTACGGATATAAATCGGTAGTTTACACGCAGTTCGTGCCTGTGCTTGCAAAACTTATGGAACTCCATGACTCAGGAACTGCACTATCTCTTATTGAGGGGAACCATGAATTCAGGTTCGACCTTTTTTTCAAAGATATTGTTGGGGCAGATGTAAAGGACATCTACATGGATAGGGAAATTGAGGGAGTAAAATTTCACCTCATCCACGGAGATAATATAAACTCCAAGGACAGCGGACACAAAATATTGAATTTTTTCCTCAAGAACAGACTTTCCTATTGGGCTGTGAACATGACACATCCGGGATTCTGGTGGCGCGCGGCAACCTATATGTCAGCGTTGAGCAGGGACAATATCAGGGACAATACAGCCCGCCTGAAAAAAGCATGCAGGGAATTTGCAAATGAGAAATTTATGAGCGGCACTGATGTAGTGGTAATCGGACATACCCATGAACAGGGACTTGAAAAAATAAATTTAAACGGAAGGGAAGTTCATCTGATATTCCTTGGGGACTGGATCACGAGTTTTTCATATCTGAAGTTTGACGGAAAAAACTTCGAGCTTTTAAAATTCGAGCCTTAA